A single region of the Mycobacterium lentiflavum genome encodes:
- a CDS encoding cupin domain-containing protein: MATADGFHPDFDDAEQQASQNRVHHIKASDISSDTAQSEGLRRFAALSGKSVGAEKLWMGETHALPATVSSNHHHGESETAIYVRSGNPEFVFHDGVAEVRITAAPGDYVFIPPYLPHREENPDPNTIAEVVIARSSQEAIVVNLPALYPLESG, translated from the coding sequence ATGGCCACTGCTGATGGATTTCACCCTGACTTCGACGACGCCGAGCAGCAGGCGTCGCAGAACCGGGTGCACCACATCAAGGCGTCGGACATCAGCTCCGACACCGCACAGTCGGAAGGACTGCGCCGCTTTGCGGCTCTGTCCGGTAAGTCGGTCGGCGCCGAGAAGCTGTGGATGGGTGAGACACACGCACTACCCGCGACCGTCTCGTCCAACCATCACCACGGCGAGTCCGAGACCGCGATCTATGTGCGAAGCGGCAACCCGGAGTTCGTCTTTCACGACGGCGTCGCCGAGGTGCGCATCACGGCCGCGCCGGGCGACTACGTCTTCATCCCGCCGTATCTGCCGCACCGGGAAGAGAACCCCGACCCGAACACGATTGCGGAGGTGGTGATCGCGCGCAGCAGTCAGGAGGCCATCGTGGTCAACCTGCCCGCTCTGTATCCACTCGAAAGTGGTTAG
- a CDS encoding VOC family protein, producing MGFVVDRFDHIVINCHDVEATAAWYERVLGMRRETFGPSNRTALCFGNQKINLRPVGALADDPDWVTGTVEAAGSEDLCFITDSSPDAVRAHLHACGVEITAGPVTKTGALGPMTSHYCRDIDGNLVEIAVY from the coding sequence ATGGGATTCGTCGTCGACCGGTTCGACCACATCGTCATCAATTGCCACGATGTCGAGGCCACCGCGGCGTGGTACGAGCGGGTTCTCGGCATGAGGCGCGAGACGTTCGGACCGTCGAACCGAACGGCGCTGTGCTTCGGAAATCAGAAGATCAACCTGCGGCCCGTCGGCGCGCTCGCCGACGATCCCGACTGGGTGACGGGGACCGTTGAGGCGGCCGGCTCCGAAGACTTGTGCTTCATCACCGATTCCAGTCCCGACGCGGTGCGTGCGCACCTGCACGCGTGCGGGGTCGAGATCACCGCGGGGCCGGTGACCAAGACCGGTGCGCTGGGGCCGATGACCTCGCACTACTGCCGGGACATCGACGGCAACCTCGTCGAAATCGCAGTCTACTAA